CGCGGGCGGTAGCCGGCCGTATCCGGCAGCACCACCAGCGAGTGATGCTGCTCGAACGTCATGGCGCGCGCATCGGGCGCCAATCCACCACGTCCGCGCGGCGCCTGATCGGTGACGAAGGTAAGCACCGCGTGCACTTCGACGTTGCGCGGAAAAGCCTTGGTGCGCTCCGGGTCGAGATAGCTGCGCTGCACATCGAGACGATAGTTGCCGCTGCCGGGCGCCACCGCCGCTGTACCGCCCGCGCCACCACCCTGCCGCAGACCGTCGGCCACACCATAGGCATCGCCAAGGAACACGCTCGACGCGTCCACCGTAATGACGCCGTTGGTATCGCGCTCAATGGGAAGCGATGCCACGATGGAACGCGGGAAGGCATCACTGGCCGCGCGCTGATTCTCGGCATCACCACGCGGCGCACGGGCCGTGTAGTTGTCGCGCACCATGAGCACCCGATTGCCGCGGCGCTCGAGCTTCACGATGCCGCTCGGCCCGGTCTGTCCGCGGTCGAGATTGCCGTTGCCCAATCCGGTGGCCAGGGTGACCTGGTGCAGGAAGGGGACGTTGAGCTGTGCCCGTGGAATCTCGAGCAGGGCCCGGTTTCGGGCCTCGTCGATACGCACGCGCAAGAAGGCATCGGATTGCGCGGCCGCTGGCGCGGCAAGCAGCGAGAGCGTGGCGAGCGCCATCAGGGAGCGGGCGGCTCCAGACGGCAGGATGGACTGCGGGCGATTCGGCGTCATGGCGCGGCGGATCGTGGAGGAGGGAGAGGAACCCCCTGAAGCTAGTCCCTGCCCACGCCCCCAGCGAGTTGCCGGCCCTGTGTTGGCACCCGTCAGACGGTCAGCGGATCCAGCAGTCGATCCACAAGGCCGGAACTGCGGACCACGCTTCGCTCCACTCCCCTGCGCAGGGGCGGGGCCTCGCCGAGCAGCACCACACGCTGACGCGCCCGGGTGACGCCCGTGTACAGCAGCTCCCGGGTGAGCAGCGGGGAATCCTGCTCGGGCAGTACCAGCACCACCATGTCGAACTCCGATCCCTGCGACTTGTGAATGGTCATGGCCCATGCCGTCTCGTGCGCAGGCAGACGCGAAGGCGGCAGACTGCGCACCTGCCCGTCGCTCTGGAGGAAATGCACGCCCACCACGCCATTCACACGGAGCGTCACGCCAATATCGCCGTTGAACAGCTGTGTCGACGGATCGTTGGCGGTGATGAGCACGGGCCGATGATCGTACCACCCCGAGGTCGCCCGACCGGCACGTCGCAGTTGACGCTCGAAAAGGGCATTGAGTCCCTGCACACCACGCGGCCCCTCGCGCGTGGCGGCCAGCACACGAAAACGTGACAGGTTTTGCAGAGCGTCGCGGGGGGTGTCGCTGGCGATGTACGCCGCAAAGGCATCGATCGTCGCCGCATGCAAGGTGGCTGGCGACCAGTCCCGCATGCTCACGTCGCGATATTGGCCAGGCTCCAGCGCACGCGCCACCGCAGGCCAGTCGCCCTGCTGCATGGCGGTGGCGAGTGCTCCAATACCGGGCTGCGCGCCGAATCGCCAGGAATGGCGCAGGCGCACCACCGCGCGGGCCAGCGGGGCGTCACCAGCGTGCGCCCCCGTTGCGCGCTTTGCGGCGGCGGCGGACGCACGCACCACGTCACCGAGTACAAAGCCGGTGTCCACGCTGGCCAACTGATCCGGATCGCCAAGTACAATGAGCCGTGCGCCCGGACGCACCGCACGAAACAGCGCGTCCATCATGAGCACATCCACCATGCTGGCCTCGTCAACGATCACCACATCGTGCGGCAGCGGATGACTGGCATCATGGCGGAAGGTTTCGTTCCACGGTTGATAGCCCAGCAAGCGATGCAGCGTGGCACCGGTGGTGGGGAGTTGGGCGCGCACCGCAGCCGACAGTTGCTCGCGCTCCGCCGCCGCGCCAATGGACTCCACCAGACGAGCGGCCGCGCGGCCTGTGGGCGCGGCAATGGCTACGGTACGTGACGGGTCGGCATGCAGCAGCAGCGCCAGCATGCGCGCCGCGACGGTGGTCTTTCCCGTGCCCGGTCCGCCGGTGACAAAGACCAGAGGCAGGTCAAGTGCCGTCTGCGCCGCGACGGCCTGCCAATCGGTCTTCTCAGGGTCGGGTGGAAACAGACGGGCGAACTCCGCCGCGAGTCCGGGCGCCTCCACCGGCGCAGGGTGCTGCACACGCCGCCGGATGCTCAACGCCAGCCGGCACTCGGCATCATGGTAGCGCGCGAGATACAGACGCGCGCCGTCGAGCACCAGCATGGCCGAGGCTGCAGACTCATCACGCAATGTTGTCTCGTGCGCGACACGGCACAGCGGGCTATCGCGAAGGACCCTTTGCCATGCGTCAAGCGCAGGCCAGGTGATGTCATGCGACTCGGCCGCGCGATCGTGCATGAAGCGTACGGTGGTTTTCGCCCATGCGCTCAACTCGATGCAGCTGTGTCCCTGGGCCCGCTCAGTGCTGAGCAGCAACGCCGTGTCATGCAACAGGGCCTGTTCCGCGTGATCCGACGCCTGCCGTGCCACAAGCCGCGCAAAGGCCCGGTCGATGGCCTGACACATCACTTCGACCGGAGTGGCCACGCCGACATGCGTGCTCATTCGCGTCTCCGTGAGAGTGTCTGCTCCCCAAAGGCGGCACTGAGCGCCTCAATGAGCGCGCGTGGTGGCCGGTCCACAAACCAGCCCTGGGCCGGCGCGGGGTTGAACACTCCGAATCCCCGCAGGAATGCGTACGCCGCACCGCCCATGTGGCGGTCGTAGTCGAAATCCGGCATACGATGCTGCAGAAAGCGATAGGCCGCCGTGAGATAGAGATGGTACTGCAGGATGTAGTGATGGTCGACCATCACTGCCGTCAATGCATGGTTCGCATAGGCGGCTGGCGTGGTGCCAAGCTGGTTGGACTTCCAATCCACCACCCACCAGCGCCCATCGTGCTCGAAGAGCAGGTCGACGAAGCCGGTGAGATACCCGTGCAGCTGCGTGGGACCCAGCGTCCGCAAGGCCTCGGCATACTCGGACACCGGACCCACGCCGTGCTGCGCAAAGGCCAGCGCCAAACGCTCGCGTGTGACCACGGCGTCCTGCGCACCCATGGGCAACAGGAACTGCCACTCGTGCCGCGCGCGGTCCCCGCGCACGTCGCGCAACGCAAAGCTCGGCAGTCCGCACGCGTCGAGAGGGATGGGTGTACCGAGGGTGCGCTGCATCATGTCGACCACTGCGTCCACACGAAGGTCGCTTTCCGGAGGGGCTTGCAGCAATCCGGCCTCGTGCAAACGCTGCACCACCATCGGACGAAGTTGGGCGGGTGTGGCATCGAACGCGCTGTGTTCGAATAGCGCGTGGAGGGCAATGCCGGCCTCTCTACCCGCAGGAAAGGCGCGAAAGTCCTCACGTGGCAGATCGCGCGCTGAGAGCGCCGGGCCCTCTTCGCTGGGCGCCATGCCGGCGTCTTCATTCGGGTCATCGACATCACGTACCGCCGAGGCGCCGGCCAGAGGCCGGGACAGCGACGTGAAGCTCGCGATGCGATAGGTGTCGAAGCGTCGGGCGGGTGGCGGCTCGTCGGGCAAAGTGCGCACCACGGGTACCGGCCGGGCACGTGCCGTCGTGAGGGACAGTGGCGGCACGAGCGTGGAGTCCGCGGTCTCCATGGCCATGAGATCGCGATGCATGGCGACGACGGCCTCGAGATGCGTCTGCCACGTCTGCGGACCGGCTGCGAGTGCATCGGCCATGAGCGGGGCCGACACCGCACCGGTATCCGGTACGCCGCCTGCCGCGGCATCGAACAGCAGCCACGACAGCGCGCTCTGCGCCGCCACATCACCTCGCTGCCGATGCGTGATGGGGCCCCAGCCCACTACCGTGCGGAACCTTGCACGCGTGAGCGCCACATACAGCAGTCGGCTCTCCTCTGCGAGGCGCTCACGATCTGCAGGTGCCTGACGGGCAGGACGCTGTGGCGATCCATGATCAAGCACGACGCCGTCCTGTTCGTGCACGAGCACCGGTGCATCAGGCTGCACCGGATAGGCGCTCCACAGGGTGGGACAGTAGACGATGTCGTATTCGAGCCCCTTGCTCTTGTGCACGGTTACGATCTGCACGGCATCGGCATCGCTTTCGAGCCGCAGCTCCGTGACCGGGCGGTTGCCGGGACGGTCCCCCCGCTCCTCGGCCTCGGCCATCTGCGTGCGCAGCCAGCGCAGCGTGCCCTCCACATTCAGGTGCTCACTCAGCACGGCGGCATGCAGCAACTCTTCGAGATGTCGCACATTGGTGAGACGACGCTCACCCTCCGGTTCACTCAACAGTCGCTCGGTTACACCGCACTCGGCGTACCACTGCTGCAGCATGGGCAGCAGTCCACGTGTGGTCCAGCGTTCGCGCAGTCCATCCACGCTGTCGGTGATGGCGGTCCACGCCGACTCGGCTTCCGGAGTTGCCAGCCGCAACAGATCCGCATGCGAAAGCCCCCAGAGCGTTGTACCGAGCGCCGCGCGCAGTCGTGCCACGTGTCGCGGTGAGGCTATGCCCTCGAGCACCAGCAAGAGTTCGGCGGCCTCTTCGGACTGCATCACATCGCCGAGACCTGACACGACGGCTGGAACGCGTGCGTTCCGAAGCACGGTGGCCATCTCGATGCCTTCACTGGCCGAACGTACGAGCACGGCGAGTTTGCCGGGCGTCCAGCCGTCTTCGATGTTGCGCACGATGTGCCGCGCGCAGGCGGCGAACAACAGACGACGGGCCTCAGTGGCTCCGGTAAACGCCGGTGCGCCACCACGCCCGGTTGCCGGTGGCACGAAGAGCCAGTGCAAGGCGTGCGGCCCGCCAGGCAAACGGGCCGGCTCCGCTGCGTGTGTGGCCGCTTGCGCGGCATGGTAGGCAATCCCGTCGTCAACGAAGGGTTGAAGTCGCCGCGCAAACAGGGCGTTGACCGCTTCCACCATGCGTGGCGTGCTGCGGAAGTTTCGCTCGAGCGTGAACTGCCGCTCTGCCGTGTCGGCGGCGGTGAGATAGGCCTGTACGTCGGCGCCACGGAAGCCATAGATGGCTTGTTTGGGATCGCCGATGAGGAATAGCGGGCAGCCGTGCAGCGCCGTGCGAAAGATCGCGAACTGATGCGCGTCGGTGTCCTGAAACTCGTCGATCAGTGCAGCCTGAAACTGCGAGCGTACCGCGTGCGCCAGCAGTCCCTCGGGTCCCTGCCGCTCCAAGACGTCGGCAAGACGCTGCAGCAGATCATCAAAGCCCAGCGACGCGCGGCGGGCCTTCTCGGTGTCGATCCATCGATCGACGAAGTGCACACAGTCGGCACGCAGCGCCTGCTCCATGCGCGCGGTAGACGCCAGCACACTGTCGGCTGCCTGCACCAGTGGCTGCAAGGCCAGATCGGCCACCGCGGCCTTGCCTGCGTTGCTGCGCTTGTTGAAGTCCTTGCTCAGCACCTCGGTACTGAATCGACGGGCCAGCGTCAGCAGGCTCACCGTTGGCAGCCCGGTGGCGTCGGACTCCCGTACAGCTTCGTCCATCTGCGCAAACAACGCGTGTCGCCCATCGGGCGTGGCAAGTGACGTGCTGGTGTTGAACGGCTTGTTGCCCAACCACTGCTCGGCACCCGACGCACCGAGGTGCTGCCATGCGCGCATGAAGGCCGTGGCCTGGTGGAGCAACACCGTGCGGACGGTGTTGGCCTCCTCGTCAGGATCGAGGCGTACGTCAGCGACGCGCCGCGCCAGGCGATAGTCGGCATGGAAGCGGTTGGGCTTCCATCCCTCACTCACAACCAGGGCGGCGAGCAAGCGGTCGCTGTACACCCAACGCCGCCACCAATCCTGCAGCGCCAGCCGCTCGAGATCCTGCTCGTCTTCGAGCAGGTCTGCTTCGAATGGGGTGCCACTTTCCAGTGCGTACTCATCGAGCACACGCTTGCAGAAGCCGTGGATGGTGAACACCGCCAGGGCATCGAGGGTGGCCACGGCTTCACGCAGGCGCATCGCCGCGTCATCCTCACGGCCAGCGGCCATGGCGCGGAGGATCTGCACACTCGCATTCGCCGTGTCCACCATGTCTGGCGCGGCGAACACGCGTTCCGCGAGACGCAATTCTTCGCGAATGCGTGTCACCAGTTCGTTGGTGGCCGCCTTGGTGAACGTCACCACCAGAACGTTTGCCAGCCCGTCCACCATCCACGCGCCATCGGGTCGTCGCTCGAGCAGCAGACGCACCATGCTCTTGGCAATGTTGAACGTCTTGCCCGTACCGGCGCTGGCCTCGATGAGCGCGATGCCGGGAAGGAACGGCGAACGATCGGCGCGAAAGGCTTCGCGGGTAGCTGATGACACGCTTGGCTTTGCCATCATGCCGGCGTGACCTCGTGGTCCTGCCAGAACACGTCGCACCACGCACTGAACTCGGGCCAGAGGACCTCGAGCGGGCGAACGCCACGCCACAGCGCCCGCACGTGATCGTCACTGCCGTCGGCGCCAATGGCGTACTCTCCGCTGGCCTCGAAATCGCGCAGCAGCCGGTCCTGATCCACCGCGCCCTTGCGCAGCATCTCCCGATACGCCCACGCACTCTGTGTGAAGAACGGCACCGGCATGCGGCTCATGATGCGAAAGCCCTGCACAAGGGCATCCAGGCGCGCCATGGCCTGGACGGCGGTCAGGGGGGACAGCTTCACGGCACTGTCGGTGCCGTAGAGCCAGGTGACACCACCTTCTGCCGCCGCCGCGCGCACCAGGTGCAGCACCCAGGCCAGCAGGTGATCGCGCGCCTTGAGCCTGGCCGCGCGCACGCACCACTGCCCGCCGGCCACCTGCAGATCCAGGGTGCCCTGCAGTTGCCAGTCAGCGCCCGCAATATCCACGGCCATGGACGGCTGCCGCAGCGACGCATTCAGTCGGTCGAGCAGAGGCTGGACGTCATCATGCAGGCGCTGCATCCAGCTTTGACCCAAGGCGGCAGGCGGCAGCTCGCCTCCGGCCAGCACGTAGGCCAGGAACGGTGCCGTGACCTGCTGACCGTGCAGAGTATGCTGAAGCAATTGCTGCTGCATGCGCGTGCGGAGCAGCGGGTCCACCGTCAGTGGCTCGACGTCGTCCAGACGATCAGCGCCGCGTCGCACATCCATTTGCAGAACGCGGCGGCAATACCAGCGCGACGGATGACTCCAGGCGTCCACCAACTCCTCTACACTGACCCGCAGCCAGGGCTCGGGCGCTCGCAGGGCATCGCGCGCGAGAAGCGGCACGGTCGGCAGCGGATCGAGAAACGCGGGGGGATGTTCGCTGCGATGCTGCGCCGCCCGCACACCGCGCGCCATGCTGGCATCAAAGGTGAACAGCGCTCCGTCGTTGCCGGCAGACCCTGAAAAGTAGGCGGGGCTGAACGGCTGCAGCTGATGACGGACATGCAGTAGCGCGCGCGCGGTGCGTGAGGACCCAACGCGGCCTGCCCCATTCACCAAAGGCTCGTCTGTCGCCCGTACGGTGGCATCGAGATAGTCCAGCAACTCGGCCACCACGATGGACGGCGCGAGCTCGCCGTTGTCCACCTGGGAGCGCCCCACGTAGGAGAGCAGCAGCCGGTCTTCAGCACAGAGCAGCGTGTCGAGCAGGAGTTGCCGGTCGTCGACACGCACCTCCCGATCTCCTCGCCGCGGCTCAATTGCGATGAGATCGAACGCCGTGCGCCGCTGGCGCCTGGGGAACGCGTCGTCACTGAGGCCGAGCATGGCAATGACCCGATGGGGCACCGCACGCATGGGCTTCATGGCACAGAGCGTCATGCCGCCCGTGAGAAATCCGCTGGCCTGCTCCCCATCTTCAAGGCTGGCACGCAGCCATTCGCGCACAATTTCGAATGAGAGCGGCAAGTCGCCCACATGCCGCGCGGCATCGGATAGCGTCGCCATGCTGCGCCGGAGCGCATCCACCGCCTGCCGCTCCTCGTCGCTGTCGGGCTCAACCAACCAGGAAAGCAGCGCCTGCAGGACTTCGGACCATTCACGCGCCGAACGCGCCGCCTTGAACCGGCCACGCCAGTCAAAGACCTGCTCCACCCACTCCACGAAACTCCCCAGCAGCGCCGTATCACCGGAGGTATCGCCGCCCACCGGACGCACATCACCGAGGACTGCGGCCACGTTGCCCACCGCATAGCCCACCAGCAGGCGATCGAGCCCCTGCCGCCAGGTATGGTCGTCCACCCCGGGCACGTCAAACTCGGCAGCGCGCGACGAGCCACTCTCGCCCCATCGTATGCCGGCCTGGCGTACCCAGCCCGCAATGCGGTCGAGTTGCGTACCGGACACTCCCGCAGCGCGGCGCACGGGCGGAATGAACAACAGGTTGAGCAGCTCGCTCGCGGTGCCGCGCGCCGTTACCAGGTCCAGCCACTCGCGCAGCGCTCGCGCCGGGGTCACATCGCGGGACAGTGCCCGATCGGCGACACGAAACGGGATGCGTGCGAGTCCATCGTGTTCGTTGGCAAAGATGGCTTCCGCCAGCGGCGCGTACGTCTCCACGTCCGGCACCATGATCAGCACGTCGTGCGGCCTGAGCGTCGGATCAGCGGCGAAGGCATCGAGCAGTTGGTCGCGCAGCACTTCGAGTTCCCGAAGCGGCGAATGACAATCCTGCACGGTGAGCGAACGATCGCCGGGCTGCAGCATCGTGGCGGTTGCGTCGGCGGTCCCGGCACGCAATGCGCGCTGCAGCTGGTGCAACAGACTGGCGGGCTGTGCGCGCGCGTCCTCAGCACCGAGTACCGACACGTGGGTGTGCACCACGTCAACGGGCACACCCGGTGTGGGCGTCGAGAGATCCTGCAGCAACTCGCGGGACGCCGCAGCGAAACGCGCCGCGAGCGGATGGCGTGCGCCATGTTCACGCCAACTGTCCTGTCCCGGCGAGAGCACCGCGACATGCACCGGCACAAAGCGAGCCACGGCCCTGAGCAGTCGGACAAAAACGGGCGGCAGGGTGGAGACGCCAAAGACCACCACACGTGGCGGCAGGCCCGCTGGGGCAACCGTGGCCTGCTCGAGTCGCGAAATGGTGCCGGTGAACCAGCGGGCAAAATGCATGGGTCGCTCTCCGCGCAGGAGATGACACCAGAGCACGGCTTGCCAGGCTTCGGCCGCCGATTTCGTGGTGAGCCGACCGTCTTCCCAAGCCAGCATCACCTCGGGACGATACAGTCGATACTCGTCGAACCGTGCCGTGATGCTGCGGGCCAGTCCAAACCGCTTGCGATCGTCGGCGCCCTGCAGATACGCGCGCAGGGGCTCGCAGGCGGCGTGCTGCAGGAGCTCCGGTTCACCGAGCGCGGCGTAGAGACGCCAGGTGAGGGCCGCCTCTTCGAAGCGCGTGTCGAGCGGTGTCGGCGCGTGCCCGGCAAAGGCGGCGTCGCGCTGCAGGGTGTCAGCCAGCGTGCGACAGAACCCCGCCGGAAAGGGCATGGCCAGACTGGCCGCGCAGCCCCGACGCGTGGCCAGTTGCTGCCGCACCCAACGCTCCATGCCGAGACTCTGTACGATGATCGTCTCATCGTCGAACGGCGAGAGCGGCGTGTCGCGCAGCTGCTCGTCGAGATGCGCGAGCAGCGCCGCCGGTGCGTCACCGGTGACGAGGTGCAGTCCGGCCATTCGGTTCAGTCGAGCGCGCGGTCGGCGGCCAGCACCGCGTGCAGCAGCACGTTGGCGCCATTGGTGATGTCGGCGGCGTGTGAGAACTCGCGTGGCGAGTGACTGATACCGCCCACACTCGGAATGAAGATCATGCCCATGGGTCCGAGGTGCGCCATTTCCTGGGCGTCGTGCCCCGCCCCGCTGGGCATGCGCTGATGCGTGAGGCCAAGGGACGTGGCCGCCCCCTGCACGAGGTCCATGACCCGCGGATCGGCGAGCGCTGGCTTGCTGTCGGTGAGACGCGCAAAGCGGAACTGGGTGCCGGTGGCCTCGCCGATTTCGCGCCCCAACTGCTCGAAAGTCTGCGTAAACTGCTCGATGGTGCGCTGTTCGATGTCGCGCAGATCCACCGTGAGCACCACCTGACCGGGAATGACGTTCGTGGTGTTGGGCGTCACATTGACGCGCCCCACGGTGGCCACCTGTCGTCCAGGCACACGCCGGATGGCCTCGTTGACCGCCACGGTGAAACGCGCCGCGGCCAGCATGGCATCCTGCCGCTGGTCCATGGGCGTGGCGCCGGCGTGATTGGCAAAACCGGTGATGGTGATCTCGAACCAACGGAGCCCCACAATGCCCTGCACCACGCCAATCTTGAGACCGGCCTTCTCCAGCAATCCGCCCTGCTCGATGTGCAGCTCGAGG
This portion of the Gemmatimonas sp. UBA7669 genome encodes:
- the recD gene encoding exodeoxyribonuclease V subunit alpha gives rise to the protein MSTHVGVATPVEVMCQAIDRAFARLVARQASDHAEQALLHDTALLLSTERAQGHSCIELSAWAKTTVRFMHDRAAESHDITWPALDAWQRVLRDSPLCRVAHETTLRDESAASAMLVLDGARLYLARYHDAECRLALSIRRRVQHPAPVEAPGLAAEFARLFPPDPEKTDWQAVAAQTALDLPLVFVTGGPGTGKTTVAARMLALLLHADPSRTVAIAAPTGRAAARLVESIGAAAEREQLSAAVRAQLPTTGATLHRLLGYQPWNETFRHDASHPLPHDVVIVDEASMVDVLMMDALFRAVRPGARLIVLGDPDQLASVDTGFVLGDVVRASAAAAKRATGAHAGDAPLARAVVRLRHSWRFGAQPGIGALATAMQQGDWPAVARALEPGQYRDVSMRDWSPATLHAATIDAFAAYIASDTPRDALQNLSRFRVLAATREGPRGVQGLNALFERQLRRAGRATSGWYDHRPVLITANDPSTQLFNGDIGVTLRVNGVVGVHFLQSDGQVRSLPPSRLPAHETAWAMTIHKSQGSEFDMVVLVLPEQDSPLLTRELLYTGVTRARQRVVLLGEAPPLRRGVERSVVRSSGLVDRLLDPLTV
- the recB gene encoding exodeoxyribonuclease V subunit beta yields the protein MMAKPSVSSATREAFRADRSPFLPGIALIEASAGTGKTFNIAKSMVRLLLERRPDGAWMVDGLANVLVVTFTKAATNELVTRIREELRLAERVFAAPDMVDTANASVQILRAMAAGREDDAAMRLREAVATLDALAVFTIHGFCKRVLDEYALESGTPFEADLLEDEQDLERLALQDWWRRWVYSDRLLAALVVSEGWKPNRFHADYRLARRVADVRLDPDEEANTVRTVLLHQATAFMRAWQHLGASGAEQWLGNKPFNTSTSLATPDGRHALFAQMDEAVRESDATGLPTVSLLTLARRFSTEVLSKDFNKRSNAGKAAVADLALQPLVQAADSVLASTARMEQALRADCVHFVDRWIDTEKARRASLGFDDLLQRLADVLERQGPEGLLAHAVRSQFQAALIDEFQDTDAHQFAIFRTALHGCPLFLIGDPKQAIYGFRGADVQAYLTAADTAERQFTLERNFRSTPRMVEAVNALFARRLQPFVDDGIAYHAAQAATHAAEPARLPGGPHALHWLFVPPATGRGGAPAFTGATEARRLLFAACARHIVRNIEDGWTPGKLAVLVRSASEGIEMATVLRNARVPAVVSGLGDVMQSEEAAELLLVLEGIASPRHVARLRAALGTTLWGLSHADLLRLATPEAESAWTAITDSVDGLRERWTTRGLLPMLQQWYAECGVTERLLSEPEGERRLTNVRHLEELLHAAVLSEHLNVEGTLRWLRTQMAEAEERGDRPGNRPVTELRLESDADAVQIVTVHKSKGLEYDIVYCPTLWSAYPVQPDAPVLVHEQDGVVLDHGSPQRPARQAPADRERLAEESRLLYVALTRARFRTVVGWGPITHRQRGDVAAQSALSWLLFDAAAGGVPDTGAVSAPLMADALAAGPQTWQTHLEAVVAMHRDLMAMETADSTLVPPLSLTTARARPVPVVRTLPDEPPPARRFDTYRIASFTSLSRPLAGASAVRDVDDPNEDAGMAPSEEGPALSARDLPREDFRAFPAGREAGIALHALFEHSAFDATPAQLRPMVVQRLHEAGLLQAPPESDLRVDAVVDMMQRTLGTPIPLDACGLPSFALRDVRGDRARHEWQFLLPMGAQDAVVTRERLALAFAQHGVGPVSEYAEALRTLGPTQLHGYLTGFVDLLFEHDGRWWVVDWKSNQLGTTPAAYANHALTAVMVDHHYILQYHLYLTAAYRFLQHRMPDFDYDRHMGGAAYAFLRGFGVFNPAPAQGWFVDRPPRALIEALSAAFGEQTLSRRRE
- a CDS encoding Zn-dependent hydrolase, with the translated sequence MQRRDFVHQALLGGAALAAWPRLGGSLPGGSPLGGRHARDAAASQSLRVNGQRLNGWLAAFDRVGRTPTGINRVAYSPADLEGRAFTLDLYRQSGLAPRIDAAGNIVARVPGTRADAKPIVIGSHVDSVTDGGNFDGPVGSFAAIEVARTLAENGRRLAHPLDVVVWQNEEGGTYGSRFWAGLVSEADLDKVARSGKTIREGVGLIGGDVAQVASVRRQPGSVHGYLELHIEQGGLLEKAGLKIGVVQGIVGLRWFEITITGFANHAGATPMDQRQDAMLAAARFTVAVNEAIRRVPGRQVATVGRVNVTPNTTNVIPGQVVLTVDLRDIEQRTIEQFTQTFEQLGREIGEATGTQFRFARLTDSKPALADPRVMDLVQGAATSLGLTHQRMPSGAGHDAQEMAHLGPMGMIFIPSVGGISHSPREFSHAADITNGANVLLHAVLAADRALD
- a CDS encoding exodeoxyribonuclease V subunit gamma, with product MAGLHLVTGDAPAALLAHLDEQLRDTPLSPFDDETIIVQSLGMERWVRQQLATRRGCAASLAMPFPAGFCRTLADTLQRDAAFAGHAPTPLDTRFEEAALTWRLYAALGEPELLQHAACEPLRAYLQGADDRKRFGLARSITARFDEYRLYRPEVMLAWEDGRLTTKSAAEAWQAVLWCHLLRGERPMHFARWFTGTISRLEQATVAPAGLPPRVVVFGVSTLPPVFVRLLRAVARFVPVHVAVLSPGQDSWREHGARHPLAARFAAASRELLQDLSTPTPGVPVDVVHTHVSVLGAEDARAQPASLLHQLQRALRAGTADATATMLQPGDRSLTVQDCHSPLRELEVLRDQLLDAFAADPTLRPHDVLIMVPDVETYAPLAEAIFANEHDGLARIPFRVADRALSRDVTPARALREWLDLVTARGTASELLNLLFIPPVRRAAGVSGTQLDRIAGWVRQAGIRWGESGSSRAAEFDVPGVDDHTWRQGLDRLLVGYAVGNVAAVLGDVRPVGGDTSGDTALLGSFVEWVEQVFDWRGRFKAARSAREWSEVLQALLSWLVEPDSDEERQAVDALRRSMATLSDAARHVGDLPLSFEIVREWLRASLEDGEQASGFLTGGMTLCAMKPMRAVPHRVIAMLGLSDDAFPRRQRRTAFDLIAIEPRRGDREVRVDDRQLLLDTLLCAEDRLLLSYVGRSQVDNGELAPSIVVAELLDYLDATVRATDEPLVNGAGRVGSSRTARALLHVRHQLQPFSPAYFSGSAGNDGALFTFDASMARGVRAAQHRSEHPPAFLDPLPTVPLLARDALRAPEPWLRVSVEELVDAWSHPSRWYCRRVLQMDVRRGADRLDDVEPLTVDPLLRTRMQQQLLQHTLHGQQVTAPFLAYVLAGGELPPAALGQSWMQRLHDDVQPLLDRLNASLRQPSMAVDIAGADWQLQGTLDLQVAGGQWCVRAARLKARDHLLAWVLHLVRAAAAEGGVTWLYGTDSAVKLSPLTAVQAMARLDALVQGFRIMSRMPVPFFTQSAWAYREMLRKGAVDQDRLLRDFEASGEYAIGADGSDDHVRALWRGVRPLEVLWPEFSAWCDVFWQDHEVTPA